GTCTGCCTTTGGGCGAGATTTTAAGATTAACCATTCGTTACCCCCAGGGATGCTTCTAGTTCATCAATGGTTAGCCATCCATTTTCCTGCCCTGCCTTTTCACCTTTAGCAAGTTCAGTAAGCAATTTTAATTTTGCCTGCATTTTTTCATATTCCTGCATATCCATAACCACATAGCGGCCACGGCCATTTTTTGTTAAAAAGACCGGTGAACCCTCCTCTATGCTGCACAACACTTCATTGTAATTCCTTAAATCGGAAATCGGCTTAATGTTAGGC
This DNA window, taken from Carboxydocella sporoproducens DSM 16521, encodes the following:
- a CDS encoding type II toxin-antitoxin system prevent-host-death family antitoxin, whose product is MPNIKPISDLRNYNEVLCSIEEGSPVFLTKNGRGRYVVMDMQEYEKMQAKLKLLTELAKGEKAGQENGWLTIDELEASLGVTNG